In the Channa argus isolate prfri chromosome 6, Channa argus male v1.0, whole genome shotgun sequence genome, ttttgcaatattaaatgtatatacTCAAAGTGATTGAGCCAGTTATACGTCCATCTTCATTTCACCCTTGACAATTTGCTCATGTGTTTGAAACAAGCAGCAATCCTGTTTAATTCCAGACACTCTTGAGTTACACCATTGTCAAAACCATCGAAGGTCCTTGGAATATAATCACTTTTATCACAGCCCACTCCGAGTAACTGAAATACAGGGCGAGGTTGGTCCACCTTTTGAGGTCCTGCATAATGTGGAGATGAAGAAGCACCAGCAGCAGATTGGTTTGAGTGGATTTCCTGAGTAGTGAGTCACTGTTCATTTAGATGATTCTTTCATAGAAGAGGAGGTAGGCTTGGCAACTCTGGACCTTATTCTCACTCACTGGCTGAACGCTTGTGTCACTGATATGGAACCAGGATCCTCTGGGTGGTTCTGCATTTCCTGAAGGAAAGTAATTATTTACTGGGCATACTTGAAATATTGACTTATTCTTGTATTGGTTGTCACACCTGAGCATGCTCACCTTCTGCTGTAAGTCCATTAGATGAGGGTTTAGGGCACTCAGGTCGTACTTTGACATAAGCTGTGTAATGACCCGACCTCATTGTGCCACTATGCTCTACGATACCATACAAACTGTACAAAATCTGAGCATCTCCCTCCGTCACGTTCTGTTCAGACATCAACTTTCTGTTAGTGCTCAGAGTAAACAAACGTCTAATATAAGAGTACTGATATATTTTGCTGTTTACCTTGCAATTAACCGCACAGAAAGGAGCTAGATCAAGGATCAAGGGAAACTGGACATGCCTGTTCACCTTACAGATACTGTATCCATTCTAGAGGAAAACAagtgattttattaaaatttcaaaaaaacaatgtctttCCATTCCttacaaaagataaaacatcaTGTCACCTTTCTatgtaaatagtaaaaacaGCTTGTCAGCTGGGTCAAAGATATACAAATTCTACATTTTTCCTGTCTTACCTGTTGAAATCTTTTCAAGTGAAGGGTAAGCACTGGTGGGGGTGATGAGACGAGCATTTGCTTCAAGGCATCAGTGTAGATATTCTTCTTGGATCCTAAATAAGGCATAAATAAAGATGATGGACTTTACtgatctgaaaataaaaaattgggtGCCTTTGAGAAAAGCAAATCTTGTTTGACAATTTGACAGTGTATTTTGCCTTATTTGTGAAGTGTACTGTGAAAAATGTTGATTATGGAAACAAAGCCAAAATACCTCCAGCTTTGTCTTTGCTCTGCTGCCGTTTGGTGCAGGTGACACACAACAGGCTGTTGTTCTGGGTGAGCATCTCAACCTCTGTGAACTGAAACAGACACGACTGTACTGAACATTCTTGTTTGTCAGGGGGAATTCTGGTAGCCAGGGTGTGGAAGGCCAGCTCTGGATCCTGATTTACTACAGTATACTCTTTTGCCTCCGATGGTTCATCCTCAATCTCCATGCCTTGTTCCATTGAATCAGAGTCTTCTATGAAGGCATCATTGAGAGTTACTTTCTCCATTTCATTCACAAGCTGTGTGTCCTCTTCGCCTTCCTGTTCTATGTCAAGTATTTTGTCCTCATCTAGGATGCTGTCCTTTGAGTGCTGCTCCTCTGATAAGACAGTAAAACGGTTGCTGACTGAAGATGTAGCTGATGAGTTGCAGTCAAGCAAAACATCCTCAGGcccttctttttccttttcagcctGGACCGTATCAAGACGCTCTTGAGCACAATTTTCTTCAGTCAGCAGGGCTTCTTCACGTGTGTCGTTGTCAGCATTATCCGCATCGTTTGCATCTGCAGTAGGATCAGTCTTTTCATCATCTATGCGACTTGGAGATGCAAGACTGTCCAAAGAGACTCTGCTCTCAAATTTCTGCTGCCTCTTTTGATGCTGTAAGCAAAGAGCAGGAAACGATTCAGGGTAGTTTACTGTGCAGGATGATTTAACACTCATTCATCACAGACACAAGTTCAAgcaatatatacatataatgtGGTACCTTTGCTTGCTTCTTTGCCTGCTTCTTGGCCTTCTTCTGCTGGTACTTGCTACCAGCCCCAGTGGGAATGTCATCATTTCCATTGGTCAAAGCGGGGCTGGTTCTGCCATCTAGGCTTGACTCACTTGTTTTCTGCACCACTTTCTTCTGGTTCTTCTTCCTATATGCCTGCAAAATGTAGGCACCCAACGGCACATTGTTGTAACTTACACAAAACGGGatataacatttttagaaaaaaagttCTTAATAGCTTTACCTCATCAGAAACAGGAAGGGAAAGatccaaaaacatttctgtgactACAGACACCTGTAAGTGCAAAGTAATAGACAGTTAGCATCACACTGACGTGACACTACCTGATGGGTAGATGATTTCTCCACAGTACATACCGTTTTACACTGCTGGCACATAATAGTGCTTGTCATTTCCCCACCAAAAACCTGGTCGACAAAGTTTTTTGGAAATCCATTTTTCTcatattctgaaaaaaaaagagctttttgTCAGAGGGTCACATTGAACTATTGGGTGTAAAAAGATTGTACACTATAGTAGGgtaaaattgatttttgtttgtcccTCACATGACAAGTTAGGTAAGTTTATTTACCTTTAACTAGTGTTTTCAGCTGCTcttcacttgtgttttttctaGATTGTTTTAACACCTCTGTGATCCCTGAACTTATTCTCTGTGAAGAcaaacagtatttaaatgtaagtgataaaaaaaaaatctgataaaatcATTGCTGATATAAAATGTACGACATTTTCACAAGATATCAATTTCAGCCTATTTATGCTCCGATTTTGCTCTTAGAAAACCTTAACTCCCTGCAAATTAACTAACCTATGGGAGAAGCTTTCTGTGAAAgcttaaacaaaacaacagcaaaacatttcttctgTCTTATAAGCAATGTATTTACTGAAATATTCTGGTGTAATATACTGCTATGGATAtatgtagaaatgtgttttgaatcCCTACTTTGACCTCCTCAGCTCGCATCCCATCCAGAAGGTAGCGAAGCAGCTCCTGGCTATCTTGCTGCTGAAATCCTTTGAACCTGGTGGCTCTGCAGTTATGATAAACATTAACAACCTTAATGCAGTGATGCTATGCAGAACATTTTAATCTGCACCTAAATGTGTAGCAGCACTCACTTCTTACAAACTTGAGTAAATAACTCTTGCGGTGTTATCACACTCCTCTTGGTCTCCTGGATCTCATTGAGCAGTTGACACATGGCCAAAGTCAGGGCTCCAGGTTGGTCCAACTGCACTACAATAGGCTCCTGCCATCATAATTAAAGCACGTGGTAAGTAAAAGTGTACATTCAGCAGGTATTTCCCGtcaaaagcaaacattaaaagaaTGGTGACAACACACCAGGTCTGAGGAGGCAACAGGTGCAATGGTGAGActccttttctcttctgtcATTTTGTTGATGGTCTGTTTTAAGAGCTGTGTTTGAGAAAGGctctaaaaaaaatgcaacagaaggatttataatgacaaaaatgatgACTCCTCCTATTTTAACTCAACAGTGGAACCCCATCAAGCACAAACTTACCTGAATAACTGCATTAAAGAAACATGTGTTTCCCAGGTTGCTAAGGCCCTTTACTGCAACGCCACCTTTGTCGTCAGTTTTACTAGCCTTCTGCGATTTCCCAACACTCCCCACCTCCTTCTTAGCATTTCTCTTTTGATGatccttgttttctttgttttccttgtcATCATTTTCCTCTGCTCTTACAGTCTCTGTCTTCTGCTCAGCTTCCAACAAGTTGTCTTCCTCTTTCActcataaataatgaaacatatCATGGTGAGCATGATTATGGAAACGCATAACTCCAATAAAGcattctgattaaaaaaagatctcACACATTGATAATAACATTCCCATTAATACATACTTTTCTGTGGTCTTTTTATGAGATCTGCAGAAGTTTGCTTTTTTAAGTTGGTCAACAGCTGAGCCAAATGTCCAGTTCTGGAGTACTGGACTTCATCATCACACATGTAACACCTGCAGGGTTAAAACACAtccaaaaaatatttctcattcCAAACACAACTTATGCCTCTGGGATTTACACACCACAGCAGCACACTCACCACACACTCCAGCTGTCCAAATTGACCACCAGGCAATGTGGATCAGAACGAGGAGTCTCATAATGTTTGATGGCATGCTGGTTCTCAGAGTTTCGCCCACATCccttgtaaaaaataaatgcatacaatCATTCAAGAAAACATCTATTTATGAATCATCAAAATGGGAATGATGGGACCAAGAAACCTACTCTATGGCCGCATTTTAAGCACATCCAGACAGGTGCcgtttcctcttcctcttctgagTGTTGTGGCATTGTGTCActgatattttctttatattcttCATGATTACAATCCTGGCATCTTATCCAGTCAGAATTCCCACCAAGTTTCTTTAGAAGAGTTTGGTCTGTTCCTTTCTTAATGTGCCTGCAGGATGGAGCTATGgggatttaaaaaatttaatttaatttaaaaaaatgctttctaCAGGTCGTCATGTGGCATAGACTTGATGACATATTCTTTACCAGACAGTTCAATGTCGTAGTCCTCTCTAGAACTCTTCTCCTTTGCCCTTTTCTTTCCCATTATCACTTAAGCAAAGTTAGACACTGGAAGTCAGACAACAGCAAACTGAAGTAACGACAGCTTTAACTAATAACTCcaaatataaatcaaataaatgatCAGACTGCTGATTAAACAATGTAATGCCAGTACATTCAGTGCAGGAGAAGAATAGGAAGCGATATCAATCTCTGCGATAATCCTCACTGTCCAATCCACTTACCTCACGTTCAGGCACTTTTCACTTTCCTTTAACGTGACTTTGTTTGGATGATTGATCTAATCCGGACATAATAAACTTGATTtacttattaaaacaaaaaatacaagcCTTCAAGTAAGAGATGTTCTCCACAGTTTTAaattcgaaaaaaaaaaaatcattctacTAATTTGGTCGGAAAATCTCAGTTGACACATGCACAATGAAACAACAGAGGAAGAAAACGCGACGGTGCCACCGGTTTTGCCACTCGGCATCGTGTTTCCTGTGTGCGTCGCTTGAAACAGTCCGAGATGAAACAAACTCCATTGTAGCTGCGTTCGGGTTTAGCACTTCTAATACACGTAACGCTATATTATGATTGGCACTATTATTAGTGTAGTTAAATTACACCGCAatatcaatgtattttttttattttgcctaaCTTTTAGCAACCCGGAATAACATTTGAGTTGACCCTGACAACTTAAAATGCCACGCGTACGTTGTTAGCCTGATGACAGGTAGCAAAAATGCTCACTTAAATcgatttttatgtttaaatgtagtGGACATCGAGTAAAGATTTAGTGTGTCTTTATCAGCATGTCTTACTTGGAGAGGGCTGAGACTCAGCTTGCAGAAATAGAGCTGCTGACCAGCATGTTTCCCACCAAAGAGGAGCTGGAGATCACAGACCAGCTGGCACTGGCCGAGCTCAGGGCCTATGTGGAAGGGTCAACAGAAAGCCCTCCTCCCTCCGGACCCCAGTTTCTCATCAAACAGAAACTGGGCCCAGCGAGCGCGTATATGGTAACCTAATAATACTGTCATAGTATGTCACCGTGTTTTAAATTGATCCgaaattgtttatgttctgtatTTTTCCACTCAGTTGGACGTCATTCTGTCCTGTGCGTATCCGTCTGAATATCCCAGTGTGTTACCAGAGATAACAGTCCGGTAAGCCACTCGTCACTGTTGATGTGTGATGAATtcacacatataaaacaaaacttagAGAACAAATCTGCTCAGTGTAATTATCACAACAATATCTGAtcataaaatgttcatttaattgtTAACgccccaaacaacaacaacagtgtgtTCGTACCCTATAATCTAATGTTTGGGAAAGTCTGTAGAGACTTGGCCCTGTTCTATGTGCAAGCTTGTCCTTTTGAAAGTCATGTGCGAATGAGAGCTGGGAATGAAACATCCAATTATTTCCAGCAGTTTTACAGCTTATgataatgtaacattttcataaaacgTCCTTATCAAGCAGACAGtcaagcacacacatttcaaGTTTGCCATTTTGCTGGAAATAGCTTTCATTCCACAAACCCTGAAGCAATAGACAGCAGCTTAAACTGCAAAGAGCCACCGATAGAAGGCAGGGACAACAGTGTGACTGATGTAATTTAGggtgaaaatgaaatgattgaAAATCACACAGAGAGTGACAGGCTAATGGTAGATTATGacaaatttgttttactgttgcgGCGTTGTTCTTAAGCCACATGTGCAAGTTATCTATTTCACAGAAACTCATATAAAATCTGCCCAAATGGCAACGACGTGTGTTGACCTCTTTTGTGGTATTCTCTGAACAAGTATACGTGTGAGTATTACACGTTTGAACAATAAGttactgttttttcttctggtcATTTTAATTAGGTGGCCAGTGGGCGACACTACTACCACACCTGTCACCATACCAATCTTGAATACAGATCTCACATTATAGGAGTATTATAGTTGATACACAAACAAATCAGCCGCAACATTTAAACCACTTGGCTGGCTGCATAGTCACAGACCGGTCAGTGCCGATGCTGATCCCCTGTTGTGGACAGCCAAGCGGTTTAAATGTCTACAACTGGggtaaacataaaacattatttgtaatttgcttttacaaaatattgtatCGGgcaaaaaataatgcatttgaaTTAGTGAGCCTACAAACCTCTTGAATGTCAGTGATAGTCATGTTGTGCTTTGTTTAGTACACATTTTTGGAAAGCCGTCCTGTCTGAATCCTTCCTACAGCATGATTTACTTGTGCCATAGGTGTGTTGGTCTCAGCAGGGCTCAACAGACACAGCTGCATGCAGATCTCAATGCATACCTTATGGAAAACTGCCAGGGGGAAGTTTGTGTGCTCTCTGCTGTGGATTGGCTGAAAGACAATGTCCAGCTCTTCATTAATCGGagtgcatcatcatcatcaccggCTCCTAAAAAAGAGTCTGCCTCTCCACGGTCGCAGGAAATGTTCAGCCGACTGTGGATCTACAGTCACCACATCTACAACAAGACGAAGAGGAAGAACATCTTGGAATGGTCCAAGGAGCTTGGTCTGTCAGGATTTAGCATGCCTGGGAAACCTGGTATTGTGTGTGTTGAAGGTTCTCAATCTGCCTGCGAGGAGTTCTGGTCCAGGTACTTTGAGTGTTGTTATTTTTAGCAGTTGATGCGACAGCCCGAAGCCTGCTGAGGTGCCAGGTGTATTATTTTTCTAAACCTTTTCCCATTTCACAGAGTGAAGGTTCTGACATGGAAGAAGATCATGATTCGACATAGAGAGGATATTCCCCTTGATCATCAGGGCGAGGACAGCAGGTCTGTTAAAAGTATAGACTCACTGCGCAAATTCACAGGCTTTGAAGAAGCAATGTTTGACCCCCATGGGAACAGAGGTAATCACATGGACCTTGGGCAGCTGTACCAGTTCTTAAATGAGAAAGGGTGTTGTGACGTCTTCCAAATATATTTTGGCATTGAAGGGCGATAGTGTTCAGGCCTTGAGAATAAATATACATAAGTGTTTGCCTTGCCTTGTCATTGAAATAATTTCTTatgaaaataagtgtttttgGTATTCTTTgctattttagatttttatttatttatttttgttccacATTAACGAATGGGTTGGGGGCACATTTTGACATGCCTGTACTGAAATAAATGATCAACGTTTATATGGATGTTGCTCAGCTATTACACCTGGGACATCGCCGgtataaaagacaaaaaggacaagGTTTATCTCCAATTTGAGAAAGAGAGTGACTTTGTTTTAACAAAGTCATATTTCACAAAAAGGACACTTAAGAAAAGTACCaatatttgcaattttattaATCATCATTGTGGTGCAGATCCGATGTTGCTTTAGGTGTTTCTCCCCTCAAATGGCACCACTGTGTATTACTGCCTGGGTATTATAGGATTGTCAGGTCTGATACCACATTAATAATTGGACAACATAGACAACAATATCCAAGTAATCTATTTATGAAATCTGTTGACTTTCTTATGAATTGCAGATAACACGGAGTGTATTTCTCCAATCTTCTTTGGAGGATTGGTTATTAGATTGTGCATAATTATGAATTACACTCTGGCAATTTAAATGTGTGACTCTTGAacatgactttttattttagacCATAGGCCAAAGACCAAGACATGGACATTTAGAATGGGCGGATGTTGTTTCTCTGGGGCTCAGTGTATGGTGATCATATCAAGTATATAGTATTTATGCATATGTCAGATGATTTTATTGTCAAAGTGGACGCTTTACTCAGTGCAGGCACTCACATGCTGGATCTTCTAAAGTTCAAGGTAAATGCCACTTATTttcagatacacaaacacacatttattaaaagacaTGTAGGATCAGGCTTAGGCTTTCTCAGTGTTGATATCGTAATGCAAAAATATTCTCGAAGCAGTTTGGACTCAGTGAGCAATAATAGATTTCAGCCTAATAATTGAAAGTTGAAATACTGCATCTACAATACAGCTGGGAATTAACTGATAACTTGGTGAAGTCAATGGTAAGAGCGATAACAAGGACACATGAGTTTAAGAAAAATTAATCTTCAGTAGTTACAGCATTTGGATTGAATTTAGTTCCAAATTTGCTTAGTGTACGTTGCCCAGCAGATGGCAGCGTaatataattaaagtaatttattttatttttttttgccatagGATGTTTTCTGTGATCGGCCTGttccaaaaaaatacattgtagaACAAGTATCCCAAAACAACTGTATTAACTCACATAAtcagtcataataataataataataatcaatagtAATTTGGTTATATagatcaaataaaataattgatgCAAATTATGAGTCTACTGTGCAGGTTAAAGAGCCTTAGGATGATTGTTTTGTAGCTTAACAAGAGCAATGGATTATCAACATTGTGGAGTTTGTGTAAAGCTCTTAAAAAAGCCCACAGTCCAAACATCGGCTCATTGGTGTAACATTTTTTGGGAGATGaggttgctttttttaattatttaccttAAAAGTGCTAACTGGGTAGATGAGAGTGGTTTGTTCATCCGGATCTGAGTTTCATGCCTCTGTTGTCCAGGGATCAGAACTCCTTCCCTTCTGACCACTACACTCATTCTGACTTGCCTCCTCTGAAGACTCAGAGGAGTCCTCTGTCTGCTTGTTTATTGAGGAGGGCTCAGCTCCCAGGTGCTTCACAGCTCCAGCTTTTCCCTCAGGACTTAATACCCTAAATCTGGATGAGCAACTTTCTCCAACCCCTCATTCTGCATTTCCTGGGCTGTTATCCTTTCCTTTGATGGCATTTCTACAGTCAGGCTGAATCAGTGAGTTGATGCCTTCATCATAACTGCATTCTATGTGGATATGGATAAACAGTCGTTCTACTAAATAGCTGGGATTGATGCAGCTTAAACTGGCTTCATTTGATCATGTTTACTTCTACCCAATTTATAACACATCCACCATAGGTTTCCCCATATTTATGGACAGAATAATAAGTGTAGTAGGGGAGTTGTGAAAAAAGTATATTGTAGAAATTCctgaaaaaagacaacacaaagatTTGTAAAATTCAGCAACATTTGCCAGAAACAACCTAAATGGTAGgtggtctgcacttacagtatgtagcacttttctacctatggGCCCTCAAAGCGCTTTAAACTGCTACTCATTTGCAATCAcccacaccgatgggggagctgttatgcagctggccgacACTCAGTGcggttaagtgtcttgctcaaggacactttgacttttTGATTGACACGTTGcgggggatcgaaccaacaactgcggcaTTCGTGGACAACCGCTGTGACTTCCTGCGCCCCAGTCGCCCCGAACCTCATAATTGTTGTGTATTTGTTGGACAGCAGttgatgtgtgtttatataagatcttttctacatttaaatacaacctGCCATCATTTAATTCAATGGCttacatgttttcattataGCTTTAATATAGCAATGACCAGTGGAGTGTGACTTACCAACGTTTGAAAATCAGTTGTAAAGGCTCTTTCCATAAAGGCAGAATTGTTTTTACTCCGcacttttaatttttcattccATGCACAGATGACTTTCAAGATgctttattgattttcttttttccattttttctaGTGAGTCTCTTTAGTCCTTCACTGCCATAACTATCAACAGTGGATGTACAGAACAGActagaaagacagaaaaacctTCAATGCTCTTTTCTCACATTGCACACTGTGTTCTGATGTCCTCCTCCTTCATTCTTCGAGTAAGCGGACCGACGAGCAGCACTTGTGATTTTCCACCAATATGATACTGACATCACCAAAAAATACTGCTGTTCTAACTAAAGCCATGATGAATTTGTGCCTTCAGGTATAACTATGAATAGCCGAGtggaacatgaaaacatttgaatcaTAGCCAAATGCTCCCTCCGTCAGAGTTTGATGCTGATACCCACATTTCAGATGCAACCATGGCTGTTTCTAGTAGTTTTAACTTTCATTGTCTAATACAAAGATCTTGGACAATGGATCAGTGTTATTGATCTGTACTGCAGCCACAAATGTGGTGTTGGTCATTAACACTACAACTAGTCTTTACAGGTCAATAACCCCATAACAGGTTGCGTGTGGACCACTTCTTAGGACTtagattattttctttgttatcGTACCAAACTGCTTCTGTAATCTCAGATCCTAATGAGTTTCCAACGATTGAGTagaatattttgttattaaagTACTGTATCAATATATAGTTTTAATGTGGTGTTTACGTCAAATTAAAGGTGCTCACATGCATG is a window encoding:
- the usp16 gene encoding ubiquitin carboxyl-terminal hydrolase 16 isoform X3 is translated as MIMGKKRAKEKSSREDYDIELSAPSCRHIKKGTDQTLLKKLGGNSDWIRCQDCNHEEYKENISDTMPQHSEEEEETAPVWMCLKCGHRGCGRNSENQHAIKHYETPRSDPHCLVVNLDSWSVWCYMCDDEVQYSRTGHLAQLLTNLKKQTSADLIKRPQKKEDNLLEAEQKTETVRAEENDDKENKENKDHQKRNAKKEVGSVGKSQKASKTDDKGGVAVKGLSNLGNTCFFNAVIQSLSQTQLLKQTINKMTEEKRSLTIAPVASSDLEPIVVQLDQPGALTLAMCQLLNEIQETKRSVITPQELFTQVCKKATRFKGFQQQDSQELLRYLLDGMRAEEVKRISSGITEVLKQSRKNTSEEQLKTLVKEYEKNGFPKNFVDQVFGGEMTSTIMCQQCKTVSVVTEMFLDLSLPVSDEAYRKKNQKKVVQKTSESSLDGRTSPALTNGNDDIPTGAGSKYQQKKAKKQAKKQAKHQKRQQKFESRVSLDSLASPSRIDDEKTDPTADANDADNADNDTREEALLTEENCAQERLDTVQAEKEKEGPEDVLLDCNSSATSSVSNRFTVLSEEQHSKDSILDEDKILDIEQEGEEDTQLVNEMEKVTLNDAFIEDSDSMEQGMEIEDEPSEAKEYTVVNQDPELAFHTLATRIPPDKQECSVQSCLFQFTEVEMLTQNNSLLCVTCTKRQQSKDKAGGSKKNIYTDALKQMLVSSPPPVLTLHLKRFQQNGYSICKVNRHVQFPLILDLAPFCAVNCKVNSKIYQYSYIRRLFTLSTNRKLMSEQNVTEGDAQILYSLYGIVEHSGTMRSGHYTAYVKVRPECPKPSSNGLTAEEPPRGSWFHISDTSVQPVSENKVQSCQAYLLFYERII
- the usp16 gene encoding ubiquitin carboxyl-terminal hydrolase 16 isoform X2 produces the protein MGKKRAKEKSSREDYDIELSAPSCRHIKKGTDQTLLKKLGGNSDWIRCQDCNHEEYKENISDTMPQHSEEEEETAPVWMCLKCGHRGCGRNSENQHAIKHYETPRSDPHCLVVNLDSWSVWCYMCDDEVQYSRTGHLAQLLTNLKKQTSADLIKRPQKRVKEEDNLLEAEQKTETVRAEENDDKENKENKDHQKRNAKKEVGSVGKSQKASKTDDKGGVAVKGLSNLGNTCFFNAVIQSLSQTQLLKQTINKMTEEKRSLTIAPVASSDLEPIVVQLDQPGALTLAMCQLLNEIQETKRSVITPQELFTQVCKKATRFKGFQQQDSQELLRYLLDGMRAEEVKRISSGITEVLKQSRKNTSEEQLKTLVKEYEKNGFPKNFVDQVFGGEMTSTIMCQQCKTVSVVTEMFLDLSLPVSDEAYRKKNQKKVVQKTSESSLDGRTSPALTNGNDDIPTGAGSKYQQKKAKKQAKKQAKHQKRQQKFESRVSLDSLASPSRIDDEKTDPTADANDADNADNDTREEALLTEENCAQERLDTVQAEKEKEGPEDVLLDCNSSATSSVSNRFTVLSEEQHSKDSILDEDKILDIEQEGEEDTQLVNEMEKVTLNDAFIEDSDSMEQGMEIEDEPSEAKEYTVVNQDPELAFHTLATRIPPDKQECSVQSCLFQFTEVEMLTQNNSLLCVTCTKRQQSKDKAGGSKKNIYTDALKQMLVSSPPPVLTLHLKRFQQNGYSICKVNRHVQFPLILDLAPFCAVNCKVNSKIYQYSYIRRLFTLSTNRKLMSEQNVTEGDAQILYSLYGIVEHSGTMRSGHYTAYVKVRPECPKPSSNGLTAEEPPRGSWFHISDTSVQPVSENKVQSCQAYLLFYERII
- the usp16 gene encoding ubiquitin carboxyl-terminal hydrolase 16 isoform X4 → MIMGKKRAKEKSSREDYDIELSAPSCRHIKKGTDQTLLKKLGGNSDWIRCQDCNHEEYKENISDTMPQHSEEEEETAPVWMCLKCGHRGCGRNSENQHAIKHYETPRSDPHCLVVNLDSWSVWCYMCDDEVQYSRTGHLAQLLTNLKKQTSADLIKRPQKMKEEDNLLEAEQKTETVRAEENDDKENKENKDHQKRNAKKEVGSVGKSQKASKTDDKGGVAVKGLSNLGNTCFFNAVIQSLSQTQLLKQTINKMTEEKRSLTIAPVASSDLEPIVVQLDQPGALTLAMCQLLNEIQETKRSVITPQELFTQVCKKATRFKGFQQQDSQELLRYLLDGMRAEEVKRISSGITEVLKQSRKNTSEEQLKTLVKEYEKNGFPKNFVDQVFGGEMTSTIMCQQCKTVSVVTEMFLDLSLPVSDEAYRKKNQKKVVQKTSESSLDGRTSPALTNGNDDIPTGAGSKYQQKKAKKQAKKQAKHQKRQQKFESRVSLDSLASPSRIDDEKTDPTADANDADNADNDTREEALLTEENCAQERLDTVQAEKEKEGPEDVLLDCNSSATSSVSNRFTVLSEEQHSKDSILDEDKILDIEQEGEEDTQLVNEMEKVTLNDAFIEDSDSMEQGMEIEDEPSEAKEYTVVNQDPELAFHTLATRIPPDKQECSVQSCLFQFTEVEMLTQNNSLLCVTCTKRQQSKDKAGGSKKNIYTDALKQMLVSSPPPVLTLHLKRFQQNGYSICKVNRHVQFPLILDLAPFCAVNCKNVTEGDAQILYSLYGIVEHSGTMRSGHYTAYVKVRPECPKPSSNGLTAEGNAEPPRGSWFHISDTSVQPVSENKVQSCQAYLLFYERII
- the usp16 gene encoding ubiquitin carboxyl-terminal hydrolase 16 isoform X1, translated to MIMGKKRAKEKSSREDYDIELSAPSCRHIKKGTDQTLLKKLGGNSDWIRCQDCNHEEYKENISDTMPQHSEEEEETAPVWMCLKCGHRGCGRNSENQHAIKHYETPRSDPHCLVVNLDSWSVWCYMCDDEVQYSRTGHLAQLLTNLKKQTSADLIKRPQKMKEEDNLLEAEQKTETVRAEENDDKENKENKDHQKRNAKKEVGSVGKSQKASKTDDKGGVAVKGLSNLGNTCFFNAVIQSLSQTQLLKQTINKMTEEKRSLTIAPVASSDLEPIVVQLDQPGALTLAMCQLLNEIQETKRSVITPQELFTQVCKKATRFKGFQQQDSQELLRYLLDGMRAEEVKRISSGITEVLKQSRKNTSEEQLKTLVKEYEKNGFPKNFVDQVFGGEMTSTIMCQQCKTVSVVTEMFLDLSLPVSDEAYRKKNQKKVVQKTSESSLDGRTSPALTNGNDDIPTGAGSKYQQKKAKKQAKKQAKHQKRQQKFESRVSLDSLASPSRIDDEKTDPTADANDADNADNDTREEALLTEENCAQERLDTVQAEKEKEGPEDVLLDCNSSATSSVSNRFTVLSEEQHSKDSILDEDKILDIEQEGEEDTQLVNEMEKVTLNDAFIEDSDSMEQGMEIEDEPSEAKEYTVVNQDPELAFHTLATRIPPDKQECSVQSCLFQFTEVEMLTQNNSLLCVTCTKRQQSKDKAGGSKKNIYTDALKQMLVSSPPPVLTLHLKRFQQNGYSICKVNRHVQFPLILDLAPFCAVNCKVNSKIYQYSYIRRLFTLSTNRKLMSEQNVTEGDAQILYSLYGIVEHSGTMRSGHYTAYVKVRPECPKPSSNGLTAEEPPRGSWFHISDTSVQPVSENKVQSCQAYLLFYERII
- the usp16 gene encoding ubiquitin carboxyl-terminal hydrolase 16 isoform X5, giving the protein MIMGKKRAKEKSSREDYDIELSAPSCRHIKKGTDQTLLKKLGGNSDWIRCQDCNHEEYKENISDTMPQHSEEEEETAPVWMCLKCGHRGCGRNSENQHAIKHYETPRSDPHCLVVNLDSWSVWCYMCDDEVQYSRTGHLAQLLTNLKKQTSADLIKRPQKRVKEEDNLLEAEQKTETVRAEENDDKENKENKDHQKRNAKKEVGSVGKSQKASKTDDKGGVAVKGLSNLGNTCFFNAVIQSLSQTQLLKQTINKMTEEKRSLTIAPVASSDLEPIVVQLDQPGALTLAMCQLLNEIQETKRSVITPQELFTQVCKKATRFKGFQQQDSQELLRYLLDGMRAEEVKRISSGITEVLKQSRKNTSEEQLKTLVKEYEKNGFPKNFVDQVFGGEMTSTIMCQQCKTVSVVTEMFLDLSLPVSDEAYRKKNQKKVVQKTSESSLDGRTSPALTNGNDDIPTGAGSKYQQKKAKKQAKKQAKHQKRQQKFESRVSLDSLASPSRIDDEKTDPTADANDADNADNDTREEALLTEENCAQERLDTVQAEKEKEGPEDVLLDCNSSATSSVSNRFTVLSEEQHSKDSILDEDKILDIEQEGEEDTQLVNEMEKVTLNDAFIEDSDSMEQGMEIEDEPSEAKEYTVVNQDPELAFHTLATRIPPDKQECSVQSCLFQFTEVEMLTQNNSLLCVTCTKRQQSKDKAGDQ